One genomic region from Aliarcobacter cryaerophilus ATCC 43158 encodes:
- a CDS encoding 4-(cytidine 5'-diphospho)-2-C-methyl-D-erythritol kinase has protein sequence MTKKSYAKVNIFLKIVGLRDNYHLISSRFVRVKNLFDTISFIKKDVDNFSIEGNFSCILEKNTVYKAYKQLEKFDGVKEFFKQNIVKIDKNIPEFAGLGGGSSNCATFLNMVNQACNLNLTKEELATIGSNIGADVPFFVYEFDSANVSGIGEIVEEFKEESLNIEVITPKIPCDTTKIYKNFREKFYKELNKDEVKELFVTNSKDILKKFSINEANDLYFSALDLNQDLKKFEKDNWFFSGSGSSFFKIL, from the coding sequence ATGACTAAAAAATCATATGCAAAGGTAAATATTTTTTTAAAAATTGTTGGATTAAGAGATAATTATCACCTAATATCTTCAAGATTTGTAAGAGTAAAAAATCTTTTTGATACTATTAGTTTTATAAAAAAAGATGTTGATAATTTTTCGATTGAGGGAAATTTTTCATGTATTTTAGAAAAAAATACAGTTTATAAAGCTTACAAACAACTTGAAAAATTTGATGGTGTAAAAGAGTTTTTTAAACAAAATATTGTGAAAATAGATAAAAATATTCCAGAATTTGCGGGACTTGGTGGTGGAAGTTCAAATTGTGCAACTTTTTTAAACATGGTGAATCAAGCTTGTAATTTGAATTTAACTAAAGAAGAATTAGCAACAATTGGCTCAAATATAGGAGCTGACGTACCATTTTTTGTATATGAATTTGATAGTGCAAATGTTAGTGGAATCGGTGAAATTGTTGAAGAGTTTAAGGAAGAGTCACTTAATATCGAAGTTATTACTCCAAAAATTCCTTGTGATACAACAAAAATATATAAAAATTTTAGGGAAAAGTTTTATAAAGAGTTGAATAAAGATGAAGTTAAAGAGCTTTTTGTTACAAATTCAAAAGATATTTTAAAAAAATTTAGTATAAATGAAGCAAATGATTTGTATTTTTCAGCTTTGGATTTAAACCAAGATTTAAAGAAATTTGAAAAAGATAATTGGTTTTTTAGTGGAAGTGGAAGCTCATTTTTTAAAATTTTATAA
- a CDS encoding ATP-dependent helicase produces the protein MSENLLISLNDSQKSAAQHIDGPLLILAGAGSGKTKTITTRLAYLISIGIDPKSILTLTFTNKAANEMRDRAFSLLDTNSLNTPPLLCTFHKFGLLFLKFYISELNRKNNFIIIDSDDKRRVLKSINKEIPTALLGSEVSKYKNSIMTPSEVKSQAQGKLYSEIADIYEKYEEHLLKNNLVDFDDLLLLPYKILKNNQKLAESTSQKYQYIMVDEYQDTNELQYRLLRLLCSNHDNLCVVGDDDQSIYGWRGATIKNILNFNEHFKRATIVKLEENYRSTDTILHHANALIEHNRDRLGKKLVGTKDKGSSIKVYESHDENEETRKLVDDIKRLLQTDEKAKDIAILFRVNALSRSLEEGFNKAGLNYKLVGGMKFYERTEIKDLIAYFRILTNLSDNFSIKRVINKPKRGIGATTIDKLEEKANELNSSIFDMIQKLNADELSAIVGKKNARTIKVFEASILDLRELMIQSRMRLLDSFEETFDYRASYDNLPDGFDRQANIDEFYGYIRDFFLQNPHLDLKDFLNEIALENQNDEHSNDAISMMSIHASKGLEFKHLFIIGLEEGFFPIIGDGTDLEEERRLGYVAFTRAMDNLTLSFVHSRFYKGKRAQLNKSRFLVESGLVKGSLVIEKSSGFKKGDMVSHKIFGQGRVEKAVNAGKDYKLTINFGGQKRDILSSFVEKN, from the coding sequence ATGTCTGAAAATTTATTAATATCACTAAACGATTCACAAAAAAGTGCTGCTCAACATATAGATGGACCTTTGCTCATTTTAGCAGGTGCTGGAAGCGGAAAAACAAAAACAATTACAACTAGATTAGCATATTTAATTTCTATTGGAATAGATCCGAAAAGTATTTTAACTCTTACATTTACAAATAAAGCTGCAAATGAGATGCGAGATAGAGCTTTTTCTCTTTTAGATACAAATAGTTTAAATACACCTCCACTTTTATGTACATTTCACAAATTTGGACTTCTTTTTTTGAAGTTTTATATAAGTGAATTAAATAGAAAGAATAATTTTATAATAATAGATAGTGATGACAAAAGAAGAGTTTTAAAATCAATAAACAAAGAGATACCAACTGCACTTTTAGGAAGCGAAGTATCAAAATATAAAAACTCTATTATGACTCCAAGTGAGGTAAAATCACAAGCACAAGGAAAGCTTTATAGTGAAATTGCAGATATTTATGAAAAATATGAAGAGCATTTATTAAAAAATAATCTTGTAGATTTTGATGATTTACTTCTTCTGCCTTATAAGATTTTAAAAAATAATCAAAAATTAGCAGAATCTACAAGTCAAAAGTATCAATATATTATGGTAGATGAGTACCAAGATACAAATGAACTTCAATACAGACTTTTAAGGCTTCTTTGCTCAAATCATGATAATCTATGTGTTGTTGGAGATGATGATCAAAGTATTTATGGATGGCGAGGGGCAACAATTAAAAATATTTTGAATTTTAATGAACATTTCAAAAGAGCAACTATTGTTAAACTTGAAGAGAATTATAGATCAACTGATACTATCTTACATCATGCAAATGCTTTAATAGAGCACAACAGAGATAGGTTAGGTAAAAAACTTGTAGGTACAAAAGATAAAGGTAGCTCTATAAAAGTTTATGAGTCTCACGATGAAAATGAAGAGACAAGAAAACTAGTTGATGATATAAAAAGATTGTTACAAACAGATGAAAAAGCTAAAGATATTGCAATTTTATTTAGAGTAAATGCTCTTAGTCGTTCTTTAGAAGAGGGATTTAATAAAGCAGGGCTTAATTATAAACTTGTTGGTGGAATGAAATTTTATGAAAGAACAGAGATAAAAGATTTAATAGCTTATTTTAGAATTTTAACAAATTTAAGTGATAATTTTTCTATAAAAAGAGTTATAAATAAGCCAAAAAGAGGAATAGGGGCAACTACTATTGATAAACTTGAAGAGAAAGCAAATGAGTTAAATAGTTCTATTTTTGATATGATTCAAAAGTTAAATGCTGATGAATTAAGTGCAATTGTTGGTAAGAAAAATGCAAGAACTATAAAAGTTTTTGAAGCATCTATTTTAGATTTGCGAGAACTTATGATTCAGTCAAGAATGAGGCTTTTAGATAGTTTTGAAGAGACTTTTGATTATAGAGCTTCTTATGATAATCTTCCAGATGGTTTTGACAGACAAGCAAATATAGATGAATTTTATGGATATATAAGAGATTTTTTCTTACAAAATCCACACTTAGATTTAAAAGATTTTTTAAATGAAATTGCATTAGAAAATCAAAATGATGAACATAGTAACGATGCTATTTCCATGATGAGTATTCATGCTTCAAAAGGTTTAGAGTTTAAGCATCTTTTTATTATTGGGCTTGAAGAAGGATTTTTCCCAATTATTGGAGATGGTACAGATTTAGAAGAAGAAAGACGATTAGGATATGTTGCATTTACAAGAGCTATGGATAATTTAACTCTATCTTTTGTACATTCAAGATTTTATAAAGGGAAAAGAGCTCAATTAAATAAAAGTAGATTTTTGGTTGAAAGTGGTTTAGTAAAAGGAAGTTTAGTTATTGAAAAAAGCTCTGGATTTAAAAAAGGTGATATGGTAAGTCATAAAATTTTTGGACAAGGAAGAGTTGAAAAAGCTGTAAATGCTGGAAAAGATTATAAGCTTACTATAAATTTTGGTGGACAAAAAAGAGATATTTTGTCATCTTTTGTAGAGAAAAACTAG
- the truB gene encoding tRNA pseudouridine(55) synthase TruB has product MQKRVYEKGEINKLFVVNKPMFISSNFYLNRFKRAYKNKKAGFSGTLDPFAKGCLIVAFGQYAKLFKYLEKAPKVYKAVIWLGVSSESLDIERIQNIGFQKKLDTDFIKKEIEKLKGEIEYIPPKFSAKRVNGQKAYEIAREGLEFELKSSIMKVFDIKFIRYNHPFISFEVKVSEGSYIRSLAQIFLKNIGSIGTLSYLERVSEGKFYFENHKELNPLDFIDLPKNNYTGTKEWLEVGKRISKDYLSIKIDGKYIIEVDTFFSIIEIIGDEVKYLLNKVPKIEAKND; this is encoded by the coding sequence TTGCAAAAAAGAGTTTATGAAAAAGGTGAAATAAATAAGCTTTTTGTGGTAAATAAACCAATGTTTATTAGTTCAAATTTCTATTTAAATAGATTTAAAAGAGCTTATAAAAATAAAAAAGCTGGATTTAGTGGAACTCTTGACCCTTTTGCAAAAGGTTGTTTGATTGTTGCATTTGGACAATATGCAAAGCTTTTTAAATATTTAGAAAAAGCTCCAAAAGTTTATAAAGCTGTTATTTGGCTTGGAGTTAGTTCTGAATCATTAGATATTGAGAGAATCCAAAATATAGGATTTCAAAAAAAACTTGATACTGATTTTATAAAAAAAGAGATTGAAAAATTAAAAGGTGAAATAGAGTATATTCCTCCAAAATTTTCAGCCAAAAGAGTAAATGGACAAAAAGCTTATGAAATTGCTAGAGAAGGATTAGAATTTGAGCTAAAAAGCTCAATTATGAAGGTATTTGATATAAAATTTATTAGATACAATCATCCTTTTATAAGCTTTGAAGTAAAAGTTAGCGAAGGTTCATATATTCGCTCTTTAGCACAAATATTTTTAAAGAATATTGGCTCTATTGGAACTTTGAGTTATCTTGAAAGAGTTAGTGAAGGAAAATTTTATTTCGAAAATCACAAAGAGTTAAATCCACTTGATTTTATAGATTTACCAAAAAATAACTATACTGGAACAAAAGAGTGGTTAGAAGTTGGTAAACGAATTTCAAAAGATTATTTGAGCATAAAAATAGATGGAAAATATATTATAGAGGTTGATACATTTTTTTCTATTATAGAAATAATAGGTGATGAAGTTAAATATTTATTAAATAAAGTTCCAAAAATAGAGGCAAAAAATGACTAA
- the trxB gene encoding thioredoxin-disulfide reductase: MLDLAIIGGGPAGLTAGLYATRGGLANVVMFEMGMPGGQITGSSEIENYPGQGEVMTGMDLMASWPEQCQKFGLKHEMAQVENITKNGDTFKILTNDNREFEAKAVLMATGSVPRRAGFKGEDKFFGRGVSTCATCDGFFYRGKEVAVIGGGDSALEEAYYLSKMCKKVYLVHRRDTYRAAPSTIAHIKNAENIEEVTNVSVEEVYGDNSGVLGLKVKCNKSGEIRDLPTPGVFVFVGRNVLNAPLKQSDGTFLCDVIESGEVVVDLKMRTTTKGLWAAGDIRIDAAKQVVCAAADGATAAVDIIEYLG, from the coding sequence ATGTTAGATTTAGCAATTATTGGTGGAGGACCAGCTGGACTTACAGCAGGTTTATATGCTACAAGAGGTGGTTTGGCAAATGTTGTAATGTTTGAAATGGGAATGCCAGGTGGTCAAATTACAGGTTCGAGTGAAATAGAAAATTATCCAGGTCAAGGCGAAGTTATGACAGGTATGGATTTAATGGCATCTTGGCCAGAACAGTGTCAAAAATTTGGTTTAAAACATGAAATGGCACAAGTTGAAAATATTACAAAAAATGGCGATACATTTAAAATTTTAACAAACGATAATAGAGAATTTGAAGCAAAAGCTGTTTTAATGGCAACAGGTTCTGTTCCTAGACGTGCTGGATTTAAAGGTGAAGATAAATTTTTTGGTAGAGGAGTTTCTACTTGCGCAACTTGTGATGGATTTTTCTATAGAGGAAAAGAAGTTGCAGTTATTGGTGGTGGAGATTCAGCTTTAGAAGAGGCTTACTATTTATCAAAAATGTGTAAGAAAGTATATTTAGTACATAGAAGAGATACATATAGAGCAGCTCCTAGCACAATTGCTCATATCAAAAATGCTGAAAATATTGAAGAAGTTACAAATGTTTCAGTTGAAGAAGTTTATGGTGATAACAGTGGAGTTTTAGGGCTTAAAGTAAAATGCAATAAATCAGGTGAAATAAGAGATTTACCAACTCCTGGTGTTTTTGTTTTTGTTGGAAGAAATGTATTAAATGCACCACTAAAACAATCTGATGGAACTTTTTTATGTGATGTAATTGAAAGTGGAGAAGTTGTTGTTGATTTAAAAATGAGAACAACTACAAAAGGACTTTGGGCAGCTGGAGATATTAGAATTGATGCAGCAAAACAAGTTGTTTGTGCAGCAGCAGATGGTGCAACAGCAGCAGTTGATATAATTGAATATTTAGGATAA
- a CDS encoding LysR family transcriptional regulator: protein MLNDFAKLETFLTVVREKSFSKASAKLGISQPAVTQQMKFIEDYLDVQIVDRKKNGIKLTKEGQILHGIALKIEKCVNNAEKELLKIMNKNTTFIFGASFIIGNYILPRFLNNLKENIHNDVSINVSVSHEAIEDLLDKKIDIALVENYISNDEIIYREWMEDEIVIFSNQKLPARAKPDDLLSYKWICRNPESNTGSIFKECLEKANYPDCDTFEVTSEVTSATTIVQTVLHSDKNATPAVSIVSRNAIESLLKSGALFESRIGNQKMIRKLYIAYRKDRKHDAFIENVVDYLLKIK, encoded by the coding sequence ATGCTCAATGATTTTGCTAAACTGGAGACTTTTTTAACTGTTGTAAGAGAGAAGTCTTTTTCAAAAGCATCTGCTAAACTAGGTATTTCTCAACCAGCTGTTACTCAACAAATGAAGTTTATAGAAGATTACCTAGATGTTCAAATTGTTGATAGAAAAAAAAATGGTATTAAGCTCACAAAAGAGGGACAAATTCTTCATGGAATTGCTTTAAAAATCGAAAAGTGTGTTAACAATGCTGAAAAAGAACTTTTAAAAATAATGAATAAAAACACAACTTTTATCTTCGGTGCTAGTTTTATAATAGGAAATTATATTCTTCCTAGATTTTTAAACAATTTAAAAGAGAATATTCACAATGATGTGTCAATAAATGTATCTGTTTCACATGAAGCAATAGAAGACTTACTAGATAAAAAAATTGATATTGCACTTGTTGAAAACTATATTTCAAATGATGAGATTATTTATAGAGAATGGATGGAAGATGAGATTGTAATATTCTCAAACCAAAAACTTCCTGCAAGGGCAAAACCTGATGATTTGTTATCTTATAAATGGATTTGTAGAAATCCTGAGTCAAATACAGGGTCAATTTTTAAAGAGTGTCTTGAAAAAGCAAACTATCCTGATTGTGATACATTTGAAGTTACAAGTGAAGTTACAAGTGCTACAACTATTGTTCAAACTGTTTTACACTCTGATAAAAATGCAACTCCAGCTGTTTCTATTGTATCAAGAAATGCTATTGAATCACTACTTAAATCAGGAGCTTTATTTGAATCAAGAATTGGCAATCAAAAAATGATAAGAAAACTATACATTGCTTATAGAAAAGACAGAAAACATGATGCATTTATAGAAAATGTTGTGGATTATTTATTAAAAATAAAATAA
- a CDS encoding TIGR01212 family radical SAM protein (This family includes YhcC from E. coli K-12, an uncharacterized radical SAM protein.), with the protein MNKNLKEVLTIGRYFKKKFGEKVYKIPISISGFTCPNIDGTKAKGGCSFCENDSFSPNLQDKKSKFKLNPNIEHNPFLENQLKQLEMQFIATKKRLENKFKAKKFIVYFQSFTNTYAPLSTLKSLYEKALSFDDVIGLSIGTRTDCVTDEILDYLYEKSKEKEIWIEYGIQSFFQTTLDKINRADNIENMKYWIKRTKDKGLNVCGHLIYGLPDENQEMMLETFKQTIDLKVDSIKFHPLYVVKNTLLTNEFKKGRFTPISEELYIDTVVKSIVNLPQNISVQRVTAGIEDDTLLSPFWCKNKHQQMKSIRVALEEKGFIY; encoded by the coding sequence ATGAATAAAAATTTAAAAGAGGTATTGACTATTGGTCGATACTTCAAAAAAAAGTTTGGTGAAAAAGTTTATAAGATTCCAATATCGATATCAGGTTTTACATGTCCAAATATTGATGGAACAAAAGCAAAAGGAGGTTGTTCTTTTTGTGAAAATGACTCTTTTAGCCCAAATCTACAAGATAAAAAATCTAAGTTCAAATTAAATCCAAATATAGAACATAATCCATTTTTAGAAAACCAGCTAAAACAACTTGAAATGCAGTTTATTGCAACAAAAAAAAGGTTAGAAAATAAATTTAAAGCAAAAAAATTTATAGTATATTTTCAATCTTTTACAAATACTTATGCTCCACTTTCAACTTTAAAATCTTTATATGAAAAAGCTCTTAGTTTTGATGATGTTATAGGACTTAGTATTGGTACAAGAACAGATTGTGTAACAGATGAGATTTTAGATTATTTGTATGAAAAATCTAAAGAAAAAGAGATTTGGATAGAGTATGGAATTCAAAGTTTTTTTCAAACTACATTAGATAAAATAAATCGAGCAGATAATATTGAAAATATGAAATATTGGATAAAAAGAACAAAAGATAAAGGATTAAATGTTTGTGGACATTTAATTTATGGTTTACCAGATGAGAATCAAGAAATGATGTTAGAAACATTTAAACAAACAATTGATTTAAAAGTTGATAGTATTAAATTTCACCCACTTTATGTTGTAAAAAATACACTTCTTACAAATGAGTTTAAAAAGGGAAGGTTTACCCCAATAAGTGAAGAGTTATATATAGATACAGTTGTAAAATCTATTGTTAATTTACCGCAAAATATATCTGTTCAAAGAGTAACAGCAGGAATAGAGGATGACACGCTTTTATCACCTTTTTGGTGTAAAAATAAACACCAACAGATGAAAAGCATAAGAGTTGCACTTGAAGAGAAAGGGTTTATTTATTAA
- the purF gene encoding amidophosphoribosyltransferase: MCAIVGIYGNDNAARLASIALFAMQHRGQEATGISSSCDGKIYTKKDRGLVSEVFNEEALTYLKGNMAIGHNRYATAGSDSVLDAQPVYAKYKLGQISIVHNGNLINKDEVRNDLIDKGAIFQTGMDTENLIHLIAKNTKDHLKDRIIEALNRTIGAYCFIVQSRSKQFVIRDRYGIRPLSLGKLKSGGYIVASETCAFDLVGAEFIRDVRPGEMLIFSEEDDIESVQLFEPEFRPCAFEYVYFARPDSVIDGKNVYTTRENMGKALAKNDANSKIKYDMVVPVPDSGVPAALGYAAASGIPFKYGIIRNHYIGRTFIEPTQEMRNLKVKMKLSPMSSIIAGKSLLVIDDSIVRGTTSKRIVKMLKEAGAKEVHFRVASPEIKFPCFYGIDTPTKEELISTQMTKDEVCKYIEADSLEYLSIDDLVSAIGDDRHYALESFDGDYFVKA; the protein is encoded by the coding sequence ATGTGTGCAATAGTAGGAATTTATGGAAATGACAATGCAGCAAGATTAGCTTCAATAGCTCTTTTTGCTATGCAACATAGAGGTCAAGAGGCAACTGGAATTTCATCATCATGTGATGGGAAAATATATACAAAAAAAGATAGAGGTTTGGTTTCTGAAGTATTTAATGAAGAGGCGCTAACTTACTTAAAAGGAAATATGGCAATTGGTCATAATCGTTATGCAACAGCTGGAAGTGATTCTGTTTTAGATGCTCAACCTGTTTATGCAAAATATAAATTGGGTCAAATATCAATCGTTCACAATGGTAATCTTATAAACAAAGATGAAGTAAGAAATGATTTGATAGATAAAGGTGCTATTTTCCAAACAGGAATGGATACTGAAAATCTGATTCATCTAATAGCAAAAAATACAAAAGATCATCTAAAAGATAGAATTATTGAAGCTTTAAATAGAACTATTGGAGCATATTGCTTTATTGTTCAAAGTAGAAGTAAACAGTTTGTAATACGAGATAGATATGGAATTAGACCTCTGTCTTTAGGAAAATTAAAAAGTGGTGGATATATAGTTGCTAGTGAAACATGTGCTTTTGATTTAGTTGGAGCAGAGTTTATTAGAGATGTAAGACCTGGTGAGATGTTAATATTTAGTGAAGAAGATGATATTGAATCTGTTCAACTTTTTGAACCAGAATTTAGACCATGTGCTTTTGAATATGTATATTTTGCTAGACCAGATTCTGTAATTGATGGTAAAAATGTATATACAACAAGAGAGAATATGGGTAAAGCTTTGGCTAAAAATGATGCAAATAGCAAAATAAAATATGATATGGTTGTTCCTGTTCCAGATAGTGGAGTTCCAGCAGCTCTTGGTTATGCAGCAGCTAGTGGGATTCCTTTTAAATACGGAATTATTAGAAATCACTATATTGGAAGAACATTTATAGAGCCAACTCAAGAGATGAGAAACTTAAAAGTAAAAATGAAGCTAAGTCCTATGAGTTCAATTATTGCTGGAAAATCTTTACTTGTGATTGATGATTCTATTGTAAGAGGAACAACTTCAAAAAGAATAGTAAAAATGTTAAAAGAAGCAGGTGCAAAAGAGGTTCATTTTAGAGTTGCAAGTCCTGAGATAAAATTCCCTTGTTTTTATGGAATTGATACACCTACAAAAGAGGAATTAATCTCAACTCAAATGACTAAAGATGAAGTTTGTAAATATATTGAAGCTGACAGTTTAGAGTATCTTTCAATAGATGATTTAGTAAGTGCAATAGGAGATGATAGACACTATGCGCTTGAAAGTTTTGATGGAGACTATTTCGTAAAAGCATAA
- the trxA gene encoding thioredoxin, with amino-acid sequence MGKYIELTSANFDATTKEGVSLVDFWAPWCGPCRMIAPVIEELAGDFEGKANICKVNTDEEQDLAVKYGIRSIPTIIFMKNGEVVDQLIGATSKQALTDKINSLL; translated from the coding sequence ATGGGTAAATATATTGAATTAACATCAGCAAATTTTGATGCAACAACAAAAGAAGGGGTATCTTTAGTAGATTTTTGGGCTCCTTGGTGTGGTCCTTGTAGAATGATTGCTCCAGTTATTGAAGAGTTAGCAGGAGATTTTGAAGGAAAAGCAAATATTTGTAAAGTAAATACAGATGAGGAGCAAGATTTAGCAGTAAAATATGGAATTAGATCAATTCCTACAATTATTTTTATGAAAAATGGAGAAGTTGTTGATCAGCTAATAGGTGCTACATCAAAACAAGCTTTAACAGATAAAATAAACTCTTTATTATAA
- the dapB gene encoding 4-hydroxy-tetrahydrodipicolinate reductase — protein MIKIGILGSSGRVGSLLIDDLKNDTEAKVSCVHVFDKIEKVLPPDTVVTNDINVLFNESDVIIDFSSPVATEELLTAVVEGGKRKALVIATTGLNKHQQNLLLEASKLVPILYATNMSLGVAVLNKLVALASKALRDFDIEIVEQHHRHKVDAPSGTALTLAEHASSARDLDLDSVRVSGRDGQIGARTKDEIAVMALRGGDIVGRHTVGLYNDGEFLELNHTATARNTFSKGAIKVAKWIIKKDANLYSINDALGL, from the coding sequence ATGATTAAAATAGGTATTTTGGGTAGTTCTGGAAGAGTTGGAAGTTTGCTAATAGATGATTTAAAAAATGACACAGAAGCAAAAGTTTCTTGTGTTCATGTTTTTGATAAAATAGAAAAAGTTTTACCACCAGATACTGTTGTAACAAATGATATAAATGTTTTATTTAATGAAAGTGATGTAATTATTGATTTCTCAAGTCCAGTTGCGACTGAAGAGCTTTTAACTGCAGTTGTTGAAGGTGGAAAAAGAAAAGCACTAGTAATTGCAACTACTGGGTTAAATAAACATCAACAAAACTTACTTCTTGAAGCAAGCAAGCTTGTACCTATTTTATATGCTACAAATATGAGTTTAGGAGTTGCAGTTTTAAATAAACTTGTAGCTCTTGCTTCTAAAGCATTAAGAGATTTTGATATTGAAATTGTTGAACAGCACCATAGACATAAAGTAGATGCACCCTCAGGAACTGCACTAACTTTAGCTGAACATGCTTCTAGTGCTAGAGATTTAGATCTTGATAGCGTAAGAGTTTCAGGTCGTGATGGACAAATTGGAGCTAGAACTAAGGATGAAATTGCAGTTATGGCTTTAAGAGGTGGAGATATAGTTGGAAGACACACAGTTGGTTTATATAACGATGGAGAATTTTTAGAGTTAAATCATACAGCAACTGCTAGAAATACTTTTTCAAAAGGTGCAATAAAAGTTGCAAAATGGATTATAAAAAAAGATGCAAATCTTTATTCAATCAATGATGCTTTAGGGCTATAA